Proteins encoded by one window of Vitis riparia cultivar Riparia Gloire de Montpellier isolate 1030 chromosome 11, EGFV_Vit.rip_1.0, whole genome shotgun sequence:
- the LOC117924748 gene encoding MDIS1-interacting receptor like kinase 2-like has product MALQYPLSFSSLPQLIIILCFFINLYFPFYSSSFHVSSPSTFAPTTSLIINQEKEALALLAWKSSLHFQSQSFLSSWYGASSCNHWFGVTCHKSGSVSDLNLKSCGLRGTLHNLNFSSLPNLLTLDLYNNSFYGTIPMNIGNLSKLITILNLGFNNFTGLIPHQVGLLTSLIFLALASNHLSGSIPSTIGNLRNLTTLYLYENKLSGSIPWEIGLLRSLHDLDLSNNNLSGPIPPSIGNLRNLTTLYLHHNKLSGTIPQAIGLLRSLHDLALSTNNLNGLIPPSIGNLRNLTNLYLYENELFGPIPPSIGNLRNLTTLYLYKNELSGLIPPSIGNLRNLTTLYLYENKLSGSIPQEIGLLISLNNLALSTNNLSGPIPPSIGNLRNLTNLILHHNQLSGPIPQEIDNLIHLKSLHLDENNFSGHLPQQMCLRGALENLTAMGNHFTGPIPMSLRNCTSLFRVRLERNQLKGNITEVFGVYPNLNFMDLSSNNLYGELSQKWGQCHSLTSLNISHNNLSGTIPPQLGEAIQLHQLDLSSNHLLGKIPRELGKLTSMFKLLLSNNQLSGNIPSEVGNLFNLEHLSLASNNLSGSIPKQLGVLSKLSFLNLSKNEFVESIPDEIGNLHSLQSFDLSQNMLNGKIPQQLGELQRLETLNLSHNELSGSIPSSFEEMSSLTSVDISSNQLEGPLPDIKAFQEAPFEAFRNNHGLCGNVTGLKPCIPFTQKKNNRFMMIMIISSTLFLLCIFMGIYFTVYWRARNRKSKSSETPCEDLFAIWGHDGELLYRDIIEVTEDFNSKYCIGSGGHGTVYKAELPTGRVVAVKKLHPPQDGEMSNLKSFTSEIRALAEIRHRNIVKLYGYFSHARHSFLVYRLMEKGSLRNILSNEEDAIGLDWSRRLNIVKGVAEALSYMHHDCSPPIIHRDISSNNVLLDSEYEAHVSDFGTARLLKPDSSNWTSFAGTFGYSAPELAYTTQVNNKTDVYSFGVVALEVVMGKHPGDLISSLTSSSSVRAVADSLLLKDVIDQRLSPPIHQISEEIVLSVNLAIACLSVNPQCRPTMRQVSQALSIKKPAFQKPFPIITLRELFHG; this is encoded by the exons ATGGCCCTTCAATATCCTTTATCCTTTTCCTCACTCCCCCAACTCATCATCATCCTTTGCTTTTTCATCAATTTGTATTTCCCTTTTTATTCATCATCATTCCATGTTTCTTCTCCATCTACTTTTGCTCCTACCACTTCTTTGATTattaatcaagaaaaagaagcaCTTGCTCTTCTAGCATGGAAATCCAGCCTTCATTTTCAATCACAATCTTTCCTCTCTTCATGGTATGGAGCTTCTTCATGCAACCATTGGTTTGGAGTTACTTGCCACAAGTCAGGAAGTGTCTCTGATTTAAACCTTAAGAGTTGTGGTCTAAGAGGTACGCTGCATAATCTCAATTTCTCATCACTCCCCAATCTCCTCACACTTGATCTTTATAACAACTCCTTCTATGGAACCATTCCCATGAACATTGGTAATCTTTCTAAGTTGATCACCATCCTTAACTTGGGTTTCAATAATTTCACTGGTCTCATACCTCACCAAGTTGGATTGCTAacatctcttatttttcttgcgTTAGCTTCCAACCATCTGAGTGGTTCAATCCCTTCTACaataggaaacttgaggaacTTGACCACTTTGTATCTTTATGAGAACAAGCTTTCTGGTTCCATCCCTTgggaaattggattgttgagatctctTCATGATCTTGACTTATCAAATAACAATCTTAGTGGTCCCATCCCACCTTCtataggaaacttgaggaatttaaccactttgtaccttCACCATAACAAGCTTTCTGGTACCATCCCTCAAGCAATTGGATTGTTAAGATCTCTTCATGATCTTGCATTGTCAACTAACAATCTCAATGGTCTCATTCCTCCTTCCATAGGAAACTTAAGGAACTTAACCAATTTGTATCTTTATGAGAACGAGCTTTTTGGTCCCATTCCAccttccataggaaacttgaggaacTTAACCACTTTGTATCTTTATAAGAATGAGCTTTCTGGTCTCATCCCACCTTCCATAGGAAACTTAAGGAATTTAACCACTTTGTATCTTTATGAAAACAAGCTTTCTGGTTCtatccctcaagaaattggattgttgataTCCCTTAATAATCTTGCATTATCAACTAACAATCTTAGTGGTCCCATCCCGCCTTCCATTggaaacttgaggaatttaaccaATTTAATCCTTCACCATAACCAACTCAGTGGCCCCATTCCTCAAGAAATTGATAATCTCATACATTTGAAATCCTTGCACTTAGATGAGAACAATTTTTCTGGCCATTTACCTCAACAAATGTGTCTCAGGGGAGCACTTGAAAATCTTACGGCCATGGGCAACCATTTCACTGGTCCTATTCCAATGAGCCTGAGAAATTGCACTAGCTTATTTAGAGTTCGGCTTGAAAGAAACCAACTCAAAGGAAACATAACTGAAGTTTTTGGAGTATACCCAAACTTGaattttatggatttgagttCCAACAACTTGTATGGTGAGCTTTCTCAAAAATGGGGACAATGTCACAGCTTAACAAGCCTGAACATCTCCCACAATAATTTGTCCGGTACCATACCACCTCAACTTGGGGAAGCAATTCAACTTCATCAACTTGATCTCTCTTCAAATCATCTACTAGGGAAGATCCCTAGGGAATTGGGTAAGCTAACATCAATGTTCAAGTTGCTGTTAAGCAACAACCAACTTTCAGGCAACATTCCTTCAGAAGTAGGAAATCTTTTTAATCTTGAACATCTGAGCTTGGCATCAAACAACTTAAGTGGCTCAATCCCTAAACAGCTAGGAGTGCTTTCAAAACTATCCTTCCTCAACTTGAGCAAGAATGAATTCGTGGAAAGTATTCCTGATGAGATTGGGAACTTACATTCCCTTCAAAGCTTCGATCTCAGTCAAAATATGCTGAATGGGAAGATACCACAACAGCTTGGAGAACTACAACGCTTAGAAACATTGAATCTCTCCCACAATGAACTCTCTGGTTCCATCCCATCCTCTTTTGAAGAGATGTCGAGTTTGACATCTGTTGATATATCCTCTAATCAGTTGGAGGGACCTCTCCCCGACATCAAAGCCTTCCAGGAGGCTCCATTTGAGGCATTCAGAAACAACCATGGCTTATGTGGGAATGTTACTGGTCTGAAGCCCTGTATCCCATTCACACAGAAGAAGAACAATAGATTTATGATGATTATGATCATCTCCAGCACCTTATTTCTTCTATGCATTTTCATGGGAATTTATTTTACCGTTTACTGGAGAGCAAGGAACAGAAAAAGCAAGTCCAGTGAAACACCATGTGAGGATCTATTTGCAATATGGGGCCATGATGGAGAGTTGTTGTATCGAGATATCATTGAGGTGACTGAGGACTTCAACTCTAAATATTGTATTGGGAGTGGAGGACATGGCACAGTTTATAAGGCTGAGCTCCCAACTGGTAGGGTTGTTGCTGTGAAAAAGCTTCACCCACCACAAGATGGTGAGATGAGTAATTTGAAATCTTTCACGAGTGAAATTCGGGCCCTGGCAGAAATTCGACACCGCAACATTGTGAAGCTTTACGGCTATTTCTCACATGCAAGGCACTCATTTTTGGTCTATAGGCTGATGGAGAAGGGAAGCCTAAGAAACATTCTAAGCAATGAGGAAGACGCTATTGGGTTGGATTGGAGTAGGAGGCTAAATATTGTGAAAGGTGTGGCCGAGGCATTATCTTATATGCATCATGATTGTTCGCCCCCTATAATTCACCGGGACATATCCAGTAACAATGTTTTATTGGATTCTGAATATGAGGCTCATGTATCCGACTTTGGCACAGCAAGGCTTTTAAAGCCAGACTCGTCCAATTGGACCTCATTCGCAGGCACATTTGGGTATAGTGCTCCAG AGCTTGCTTACACCACCCAAGTGAATAACAAGACcgatgtttatagctttgggGTGGTGGCACTGGAAGTGGTTATGGGAAAGCATCCTGGTGATCTCATCTCATCCCTGACATCTTCTTCGTCTGTTAGAGCAGTGGCTGATTCTTTGTTGTTGAAGGATGTGATAGACCAACGCCTCTCACCTCCCATACATCAAATCAGTGAGGAAATTGTGCTTTCTGTGAATTTAGCAATTGCGTGCCTGTCAGTCAATCCCCAATGTCGGCCAACCATGAGGCAAGTTTCGCAGGCACTATCAATTAAGAAGCCAGCTTTTCAGAAACCATTCCCCATTATTACATTGAGAGAGCTGTTTCACGGGTGA